Proteins encoded by one window of Cylindrospermum stagnale PCC 7417:
- a CDS encoding PAP/fibrillin family protein — translation MIIELANLKQELISICQSTNLGFNITPATKEQIETLAAKIEPLNPTAEPTNHIELLQGRWQLLYSTFSLEQETTLQRLSFGKLPNVKVNVTGIFQEIYPDGQQYINLIEFTGFSGVQGVALVSGRYTVENDKRLNIEFWETSVKSVNNDLSDSAFREALGVDNDSPLEAALSFSGWSDITYVDEDFRLMRGNQQNLYVLLRD, via the coding sequence ATGATTATCGAATTAGCAAACCTCAAACAAGAACTAATTTCTATTTGCCAATCTACCAATCTTGGCTTTAACATCACTCCGGCAACCAAAGAGCAAATCGAGACATTAGCTGCAAAAATTGAACCGCTAAATCCCACCGCTGAACCGACAAATCATATCGAGTTGCTTCAAGGACGATGGCAACTGTTGTACAGTACATTTAGCTTAGAACAAGAAACCACTCTGCAACGTCTTTCTTTTGGTAAACTACCGAATGTGAAAGTTAATGTTACTGGAATCTTTCAAGAAATTTATCCGGATGGTCAGCAGTACATTAACTTGATTGAATTTACTGGATTTTCTGGTGTTCAAGGTGTTGCTTTAGTTAGCGGACGCTATACTGTTGAAAATGATAAACGCTTGAATATTGAATTTTGGGAAACTTCTGTTAAAAGTGTAAATAATGATTTGAGTGATTCTGCTTTTCGAGAGGCTTTAGGAGTAGATAATGATTCACCTCTGGAAGCAGCACTCTCATTTAGTGGTTGGTCAGATATTACCTATGTAGATGAAGATTTCCGCCTAATGCGTGGAAATCAGCAAAATTTGTATGTGCTGCTGCGAGATTAG
- a CDS encoding FHA domain-containing protein: protein MQNLNTFKTTELNLELFHLQSNTSFDLPLNQPVIRIGKPNDQISPDIDVSNLPDADVASRIHAQIQVTGSIYFIEDLGSSNGTFINNNKLEARTPSLLDLGDRIDLGQGGKLTFIFQSKQARQVNVGSSTNPTALQPPIADNSRLNSVDKTSKILGLALMVAAIVILTANVRVGLFIRLPGVMVCMAGVYILFQRRINHNLGWLLLALGIGVIFFTANVFASVNLLVIISAAALFIAGYQLLSTGKILDYDWRSLLFLVKK, encoded by the coding sequence ATGCAAAACTTAAATACATTCAAAACTACCGAGTTGAATTTAGAGCTATTTCATCTCCAAAGTAATACGTCTTTTGATTTACCCTTAAATCAGCCTGTAATTCGCATTGGTAAGCCGAATGACCAAATTTCACCGGATATTGATGTTTCTAATTTGCCAGATGCGGATGTGGCTTCTCGCATTCATGCACAGATTCAGGTAACAGGAAGTATTTATTTTATTGAAGATTTGGGAAGCTCCAACGGGACATTTATCAATAACAATAAACTGGAGGCAAGAACTCCTTCTCTGCTTGACTTAGGAGATAGAATCGACCTCGGTCAAGGAGGTAAATTAACATTTATATTTCAATCTAAACAAGCTCGGCAAGTCAATGTTGGTTCTAGCACAAATCCTACAGCACTTCAGCCGCCAATTGCCGATAATAGCAGACTAAATTCAGTAGATAAAACTAGCAAAATTCTCGGCTTGGCTTTGATGGTTGCCGCAATTGTGATTTTAACTGCGAATGTTCGAGTGGGTCTTTTTATCCGCCTCCCTGGTGTCATGGTGTGTATGGCTGGCGTTTATATTCTCTTTCAACGGCGGATAAACCACAACTTAGGATGGCTGTTGCTCGCCTTAGGAATAGGAGTAATATTTTTTACAGCTAATGTCTTTGCATCAGTAAATCTCTTGGTGATTATCAGCGCTGCTGCTTTATTCATTGCCGGTTATCAACTGTTGAGTACCGGGAAAATTTTGGATTATGATTGGCGATCGCTCCTTTTTTTGGTCAAAAAGTGA
- a CDS encoding ATP-binding protein: MKISTKFFTGSAVFVGLIAAILVGNTLVFQQIKQTAIDKNKQSTATIKASLEAENALKSEIIALKDVVLFNGDNSEMNQFKTQFMESLDELEILIPDATKISIIRRRHKFLSDMAIQLAQRKPSETYLADSQQYFRAINSFNRDIEFFLKDLIDLAYKQSFLIDLQLERLHKMQKNISFAVIGVILILFIGKFVLIWRPVIKSLQKLQVGTAEIAAGNLDYRLNISTGDEVEDLAQAFNYMGLKLAESRETLLENTELNQINQRLELEINERKQAEEALQKQTSILQLLLDTISDAVVVADDREQFIIFNPAAERMFGSLENNAKSKDWSQQYGLFLPDKVTPFPEKNLPLFRAIQGEESDNIEMFVRHAEVPDGIWAVVSGRPLIDSSISLKAGVIVSRDISDRKQVEEAIRQSEAQLRQQTQQLERTLVELQSTQSQLIQTEKMSSLGQLVAGIAHEINNPVNFINGNIAHTSEYAYELIELIRLYQEELPNPGDIIQEKIEKIDLDFLLDDFPKILISMKMGTNRIREIVLSLRTFSRLDEADMKEVDIHEGIESTLLILQNRLKLNPKRPKIEVIKEYGQLPLVECYAGQLNQVFMNIINNAIDAFDSVNNQGFQPDIQRGPNQIKISTELVGNNQVLVRIADNGSGMTQEVQQKLFDPFFTTKPVGEGTGLGLSISYQIVVQRHSGKLRCVSELSKGTEFWIEIPLHQQKKQVVSPLEMKAIVSSI; encoded by the coding sequence ATGAAGATATCCACAAAATTTTTCACAGGTTCTGCTGTATTTGTCGGACTTATAGCAGCTATTCTTGTTGGTAATACTTTAGTTTTTCAACAGATAAAACAGACTGCTATTGATAAAAATAAACAAAGTACGGCAACTATTAAAGCATCGCTAGAAGCTGAAAATGCCTTGAAATCTGAAATTATTGCCCTCAAGGATGTTGTTTTATTTAATGGTGATAATTCAGAGATGAATCAGTTTAAAACCCAGTTTATGGAGTCCCTTGATGAGTTAGAGATATTAATACCAGATGCTACAAAAATATCTATAATTCGTCGCCGTCACAAGTTTCTTTCTGATATGGCGATTCAGCTAGCCCAGAGGAAACCCAGTGAAACGTATCTGGCTGATTCACAGCAGTATTTCCGCGCTATTAATTCTTTTAACAGAGATATTGAGTTTTTTCTCAAGGATTTGATTGACCTTGCTTATAAGCAAAGCTTTCTGATTGATTTGCAATTAGAAAGATTACATAAAATGCAGAAAAATATCTCTTTTGCTGTTATCGGGGTGATTCTGATTCTATTTATTGGTAAGTTTGTGCTGATCTGGCGTCCGGTAATCAAGTCTTTGCAAAAGTTACAGGTGGGAACGGCAGAAATCGCCGCCGGAAACCTCGATTACCGCTTAAATATCTCCACAGGTGATGAAGTAGAAGACCTGGCTCAAGCATTTAACTACATGGGATTGAAGCTAGCTGAGTCCCGTGAAACGCTACTGGAAAATACTGAATTAAACCAAATAAACCAACGTCTAGAGTTAGAAATTAATGAACGCAAACAAGCAGAAGAAGCTCTTCAAAAACAAACCAGCATTTTGCAATTGCTCCTCGACACGATCAGCGATGCCGTAGTAGTTGCTGATGATCGGGAGCAATTTATTATCTTTAATCCAGCAGCAGAGCGGATGTTTGGTAGTCTGGAAAACAATGCGAAAAGTAAAGATTGGTCACAGCAATATGGACTTTTTTTACCCGATAAGGTGACACCTTTCCCTGAAAAGAACCTCCCACTATTTAGGGCAATCCAAGGTGAGGAATCAGACAATATTGAAATGTTTGTGCGTCATGCTGAGGTACCTGATGGAATTTGGGCAGTAGTCAGTGGTAGACCATTAATAGATTCAAGCATTTCTCTCAAAGCTGGAGTTATTGTCTCTCGTGACATTAGCGATCGCAAGCAAGTAGAGGAAGCTATCCGACAATCAGAAGCACAGTTGAGACAGCAAACTCAGCAACTTGAACGAACTCTAGTTGAACTCCAAAGCACCCAATCTCAACTGATTCAAACTGAGAAGATGTCTAGCTTGGGTCAGCTTGTGGCTGGGATAGCACATGAAATCAATAATCCAGTTAACTTTATCAACGGCAATATTGCTCACACCAGCGAATACGCTTATGAATTAATAGAGCTAATACGCCTCTACCAAGAAGAGTTACCGAATCCAGGAGATATAATTCAGGAAAAGATTGAGAAAATTGACTTAGATTTTCTGCTGGATGACTTTCCCAAAATTCTCATTTCCATGAAAATGGGAACTAACCGGATTAGGGAGATTGTCTTGTCTTTACGCACTTTCTCCCGTCTGGATGAAGCAGATATGAAAGAAGTTGATATTCATGAAGGTATTGAAAGTACGCTGCTGATTTTGCAGAATCGACTAAAACTTAATCCAAAGCGTCCTAAGATTGAAGTTATTAAGGAGTATGGACAGCTACCTTTGGTAGAGTGTTATGCAGGGCAGTTAAATCAGGTTTTTATGAACATTATTAATAATGCAATTGATGCCTTTGATAGTGTCAATAACCAGGGCTTCCAGCCAGATATTCAGCGCGGTCCCAACCAAATAAAAATTAGCACTGAACTTGTTGGTAATAACCAAGTGCTGGTGCGAATCGCTGATAATGGCTCAGGGATGACTCAAGAGGTTCAGCAAAAGCTGTTTGATCCATTTTTCACTACTAAACCTGTGGGTGAAGGCACAGGGTTGGGCTTATCGATTAGCTACCAGATTGTTGTGCAGAGACACTCTGGTAAGTTGCGGTGTGTGTCCGAATTGAGCAAAGGAACCGAGTTTTGGATTGAGATTCCCTTGCATCAGCAAAAGAAGCAGGTTGTATCCCCATTGGAGATGAAAGCCATCGTCTCAAGCATCTAA
- the phnD gene encoding phosphate/phosphite/phosphonate ABC transporter substrate-binding protein, whose protein sequence is MEKYLDAQPSLFTRNDLFTKSAVLVLAVVVALMGTGCSFQASGGSKSTVDKAPISSKKNLPTLKIGVLPARNPQDQEQMIKAFDAYLEKSLGRQVDFQVAKSYSEAVDWLVQEKVDIGYLGPSTYLRALDRGAKVEPLVAPIDRHTGQPWYRACIIVRVDSPIKTLKDLKGKRVAFVDKSSTSGYLMPLASLKKQGIEPGRDFARVLFAGNHSKSMAALEDGTVDAAAANISSYLKRQQSGKLTAKNSRIIWESAPIPQAPIVVSKKLPIELIKQLKQAFINTPDGIEDITGTESAGYTLVSPSDYAPIQQLRKDLNLISLPAQ, encoded by the coding sequence ATGGAAAAATACTTAGACGCGCAGCCGAGTCTGTTCACTAGAAACGACTTATTCACTAAAAGCGCGGTTCTCGTTTTGGCTGTAGTTGTGGCACTGATGGGTACAGGCTGTAGTTTTCAAGCATCTGGCGGTTCTAAATCTACTGTGGATAAAGCTCCCATTAGTAGCAAAAAGAACTTACCTACCTTAAAAATTGGGGTGCTGCCAGCACGCAACCCTCAAGACCAAGAACAGATGATTAAAGCCTTCGATGCCTACCTGGAAAAATCCCTGGGACGACAAGTCGATTTCCAAGTTGCCAAAAGTTACAGTGAAGCCGTTGACTGGCTGGTGCAAGAAAAGGTTGATATTGGTTATTTAGGGCCTTCTACCTATCTGAGAGCGCTAGATCGGGGTGCTAAAGTAGAACCATTAGTCGCTCCCATCGACAGGCATACGGGGCAACCCTGGTATCGGGCGTGCATTATTGTCAGGGTAGACAGTCCCATCAAAACCTTAAAAGACCTCAAAGGCAAGCGCGTTGCCTTTGTAGATAAATCGTCCACCTCTGGGTATCTAATGCCACTGGCAAGTCTCAAAAAACAAGGTATTGAACCGGGGCGAGATTTTGCTCGAGTTCTTTTTGCTGGCAACCATAGCAAGAGTATGGCAGCACTAGAAGATGGCACCGTTGACGCTGCTGCGGCTAATATTTCTTCCTACCTCAAGCGGCAACAAAGCGGCAAACTAACAGCTAAAAACTCCAGAATTATCTGGGAGTCTGCCCCCATACCCCAAGCACCCATAGTAGTTTCAAAGAAACTGCCGATTGAGTTGATCAAACAATTGAAGCAAGCTTTTATTAATACCCCGGATGGGATAGAAGATATCACGGGAACTGAGTCGGCTGGATACACCCTTGTTAGCCCTTCCGACTATGCTCCTATTCAGCAACTCCGAAAAGACCTCAACTTAATTTCCTTGCCTGCACAATGA